DNA from Ignavibacteria bacterium:
AGGAACTGCATTGTTTGGAAATATTATGGTAAGGTATCACAACATTTTAAAGAAAACGGGTGCTGTATTCAATCAGACAACTAAGATTACACAAGGCAGCTCGACAACAAGTGAATCTGTAAATCTTCCTGCAGAAACTGTTCATGGAAGAAGCTATTTTCAGATTGGGGTTGGCATTGGATATTCATTTGGATTGTAAATTGTTTTAAAAAAATATTATGTATAAAAAAAGCGGTATGAAACCGCTTTTTGTTTTTATAATAAATTTTATTCAACACACCCCGTCTCCGATTTCATCGGAGACACCCCTCTCAAGAGGGGAATTTCAATTTACTTCTTTTTAGCTTTTGTTTTTTTGATTTTTGTTTCTTTTGTATTTAAGCCGTTTGCCTTTAGTTGTGCTCTTGCTGCAGCAAGACGCGCAATAGGGACTCTGAACGGCGAACAGCTTACGTAATCCAGTCCGTTGGTTTCACAAAATGAAATTGTTTCAGGGTCACCACCGTGTTCCCCGCAAATTCCAATTTTTAAATTTTTATTTACATCACGCCCTTCACGAACTGCGAATCTTATAAGCATTCCTACACCATCAACGTCAACGGTAACAAATGGGTCTTTTTCAAGCACATCTACTTCAAGGTATTTAGGGAGAAAGTGGCTTGAGTCATCACGTGAAATGCCATAAGTCATCTGAGTTAAGTCATTCGTTCCGAAAGAAAAGAATTGCGCTCTTCCGGCAATCTGACGCGCAGTCAATGCAGCGCGCGGAATTTCAATCATCGTTCCGACCATGTAATCAATCTTGACTTTTTTCGCTTTCATAACTTCAGCGGCAACTCTGCGGATTATGTCTTCCTGAAGCTTAAATTCGTTGATATGACTCACAAGCGGAATCATAACTTCGGGTTTCACTTTTATTCCTTTTTTGATAACCAAAGCGGCTGCTTCGAATATTGCTCTTGCCTGCATTTCGGTGATTTCAGGAAATGAAACACCAAGACGGCATCCGCGATGCCCAAGCATCGGATTGAACTCGTGCAACGAGTCGACCTTGTATTTTATTTCATCGAAGTTAGTACCTATTTGATTTGCGAGCTTACGCATTTCAATTTCTGTCTTTGGCAGAAACTCATGCAAAGGAGGGTCGAGAGTTCTTATTGTTACAGGACGGTCTTTCATTACCAAAAATATTTTTTCGAAGTCATCACGCTGGTAAGGAAGAATTTTCTCAAGCGCTTTTCTGCGACCTTCTTCGCTGTAGGCAAGAATCATTTCACGGACAGCATCGATTCTATCACCGCCGAAGAACATATGCTCGGTTCTGCAAAGCCCTATGCCTTCCGCTCCGAATGCAATTGCATTTTCGGACTGGTCGGGCTGATCAGCGTTTGTTCTGATTTTCAAACGCCTGTTTGCATCGACCCACTTCATGAAAGTGGAATAATAATTATATGTTACCGAATCTTTAGGTTTCATTGTTTTATCGACAAGCACCTGTAAAATTTCAGACGCTTTAGGATGAAGCTCGCCGATGATTACTTCGCCTGTAGAACCGTCTATTGATAAATAATCCTTTTCGTGAATCTTATGAGATTTATTTTTAACGGTAATTGTTTTAAGAAGATAATCGATATCCAAATCACCGCATCCCGCAACACAGACTTTGCCCATCTGTCTTGCAACAAGCGCTGCATGCGAGGTCATGCCGCCGCGAGAAGTAAGAATTCCCTGAGCGGCATTCATTCCGCGAATGTCTTCAGGAGATGTTTCGATTCTTACGAGAATTACTTTCTCACCGCGCGCAGCGGCGTTTACGGCATCAAAAGAATTGAAATAAACTCTTCCGCTTGCAGCTCCGGGACCTGCATTTAAACCTTTTGTAAGAAGCTTTCCCTTTTTAATCATATCATTTTTTTGTGCCTCATCGAAAATCGGTCTGAGCATCTGATTCAACTGTTCAGCTTCAACACGAATCACTGCTTCACGTTCGTTGATTAATTTTTCTTTCACCATATCAACTGCAATTTTCACCGCAGCATATCCTGTTCTTTTACCGACACGGCATTGAAGCATATATAAAACTTCTTCCTGTATCGTAAATTCAATGTCCATCATGTCACGGTAATGCTGTTCAAGAATTTCTCTTATTTCTTCAAGCTGGTCATATATTCTTTTATTTTCTTTTTTTAGTTTTGAGATTGGAAGAGGTGTTCTGATACCTGCTACAACGTCTTCACCCTGCGCATTCATAAGGAATTCACCGTAAAATTCATCTTCACCATTGGAAGGATTTCTCGTAAATGCAACGCCTGTGCCTGAGGTATCTCCCATATTTCCGAAAACCATTGATTGCACGTTGACAGCGGTGCCCCATTCTTCGGGAATGCTGTTAAGCTTTCTATAAACAATCGCGCGGTCATTCATCCAGGATTTGAAAACAGCTCCGACAGCGCCCCAAAGCTGTTTCATCGGGTCGGTCGGAAAATCTTTTCCTGTTTCGGTTTTGATAGCAGATTTAAATTCTTTGATAAGTTCTTTCAAGTCTTTTACAGTGAAATCTATATCCAGCTTTATACCGCGGGCTTCTTTTTTCTTGTGAATGATTTCTTCAAACGGGTCAACCTGGTTTTTATCTTTCGGTTTCAAGTCCATCACAACGTCGCCATACATCTGCACGAATCTTCTGTATGAATCATAAACAAATCTTTCGTTGCCGGTCTTTTTGATGAGAGTTTCGGCTGTTTTATCATTCAAGCCGAGATTCAAAACCGTGTCCATCATTCCAGGCATTGAAGCACGGGAGCCCGAACGCACGCTGACAAGCAAAGGATTTTTGCTGTCTCCGAATTTTGCTCCCATTTGTTTTTCAACTTTTGCAAGCGCGTCTTTAATCTGAGTTTCTAAAACTTTCGGATAAGTTTTTTTATTCTTATAATAGTATGTGCAAACCTCAGTAGTGATTGTAAATCCTGCGGGGACAGGCAAGTTGATATTAATCATCTCGGCAAGGTTTGCGCCTTTTCCGCCAAGAAGGTCTTTCATCTCCGCATTGCCGTCGGCTTTTCCTCCGCCAAAGTAATAGACGTATTTATGAGACATAAAATTTTATGATTAGATTTTGAAAACTACCGGGATGACCCAAAGGGTTCCCCCCGCTTTTGCGGGAATAAATTCACATTTATCCTTTAATCCACTTATTAAAAACCTTAAGCTGATTTTCGGTCGGGTATTTTGTTAAACTTAGTTTGTAAACAGGAATTGCAGTTAACAAAGTAACTTTGATTTCTTTTTCGAGTCCGTCTCTGTCGATTCTTACAATAAGTTCATCACCTGTTTCGTTTGCGTTAAGGACTGCATCATAGTTTGCCTTTGTTACGGTCTCGCCGTTAATGGAAATTATTCTGTCTTTAAAATTTAATCCTGCTTCAAATCCTGTTCCGCCTTCATAAACTTTTGTAATTTGGATTACAGAATCCAAAACAACAGTATATTCAACATCAAGACTGATTTTATCTTCAGCATTTTTATTTGTCATGTCAATACCGGCATAGCCAAGATATTCTTCCAAAGGCAGGTCCTTTGTTCCGGCAATGTAGTTTTTCCAGAACGATTTGAGATTCTTTCCGCTTACCTGTTCGCACAGCTCTTTTATTCTTGCGTCGTCATAACCGCGTTCAGGATTGTTCTTATAATCCTGCCACAATAATTTTAAAACATTATCGAGAGATTTTCTTGCGTTAGTTGCGCGAATTATTTCTATGTCAAGCATCATTGCAACAAGCGCACCTTTCGTGTAATATGAAATTTGGGAGTTGCGGTTGTTTTCATCCTGGCGGTAATATTTTATCCAGTTATCGAAGCTTGATTCTTCAAGCGACTGCTTAAAGCGTCCCGAAAATCTCATTATATCATTTACATCACGTTCGATGTATTCTATATATTCTTCGTCATTAAGTATGTCAGCTCTTCTTAAAAAGACATTGTCATAGAAACTTGTCCAGCCTTCTGTTACATAATGCATTTTTGTGTAGTTCTCATTGTCGTAATCAAACGGACCAAGAGCAACAGGTCTGATTCGTTTTACATTCCATAAATGGAAAAACTCATGTGAGATTAGCCCTAAAAATCTTTTGTATCTTTCGGGATTATCAAAAAGATTTCTGTCACCAATTGCTGCAAAGGAATTTTTATGTTCAAGCCCGCCGCCGCCATTTTTTACAAGAAGAATTATGAATGTAAAATCTTCATAGGGTAAATCATCAAATAAATCTTTTTCAACTTCTACAATTTTTTTGAAATCCTTCTTTAATGTATCTGCATTATAATTTCCTTTTCCTGCCATGCAGATATAATGTTTTTTGCCGGCAACGGTGAACTCAATTATCTCCTGATTGCCGATTTCAATCGGACAGTCAATAAAGTTATCATAGTTTTCAGCTTCATATTTATTTTTAGCAATCTTTCTTAATCCGGTTGAAATTTCTTTCCAGGTTTTATATGGATTAATTTTAAGTATGCATTTGCTGTCAAGCCGTCCGCGAACAAACATAAATACACCGGAAGAAGAAATAAATGCATGGTCGATATTCACCTGGCTTGTACGGACAGTCAGTTCATTGCAGTAAACGCTATAAGTCAGTTTGACTTCACTTGCGCCTGCGCAGTTGACCTGCCAGGTATTTTTATTTATTTTAAATACTTCAAGCTCCTTGCCGTTTTCATTAAATGCTTTTACACGCTCTATGTGTCTGCCGAACTCACGTATTAAATAAGAACCGGGGGTCCATACGGGCATTGAAAATAGCAGAGATTCTTCCGAATCAGTTGAAACAAGAATTTCTACATCGCAATAATTATTCTGGGGTTTGGAAAAAGACAGAGTATATTGAATCTGGTTTTTTTTCAAGTCTTTAAATTCTTTGAAAGGTTTTGATTTAACGGATTGAACTAATAGGAATAAAAATAAAAATGGAAACAATAACCTTAATATCATCATCCGGTATAAGCTTTAAACATCGGTAATATGCTGTTCTTCTTCCTGAAAAAGCTTTAAGACATCCGCAGAATTCTTAGCGAGCAAAAGTTTTCCTCTAAACTCATCTTTATTCATAATTCTGGAAATTCGGCTAAGCAGTTTTATATGAACATTAAGCAAGCTGTCTTTGCCAACAAGCAGGAAAATAAATCTTACAGGTTCGGAATCAATGGAATCAAAATCAATCGGTTTTTTTGTAATGCCGAACGCCGCAACGACGTCAGAAATCTCATCTGTTTTTCCGTGGGGGATTGCAAACCCCTTGCCGACTCCCGTCGATACGAGCTTTTCACGATCGAATACGCATTCACGAACTCTCTCAAGATTCAATACTCTTCCCGAGTTGTTTGCAAGGTCAACCATTTTATTTATTGCTTCGGTTTTATCCGCTGCATCAAGGTTAACCATAATTGTCTGCTCAGTTAAGATGTCACTTATTTTCATTTTGGTATAAAATTTCTATAAAATTAATATTTTTATTAACGAAGTCATTCCCGCGAAGGCGGGAATCCCCGTATTATTCGGGAATATATTTTAATGCTTTTTCTTTATACTCTTTTAAAAGTTTTTCCGATTTTTCTTTTGATTCGGTTTCAATATTAAGATGAATGATATTCCTGTCTTTGTCGGGAATAAACAAAACCGTATCGACTCCCGTATCAACTCCATTGAGGAATAGTTTTACACCATCTATAAGCTGTTGTTTAAAGCTAATCGTATCTTCCATAAACTGCCTCATCACTTTCCCTTTTTCTTCTTTTGGGCAGGTAAGATTTTCCTTAACCATATACAGACGCGGTGTTTCTTTGTCGAGCTGTTCAATTGTTACGCCGCTAATTGCAAGCATTTCAAGAATTTTTGCAATTGAAAACATTCCGTCTGTTGCATGTAAAAATTCCGGGAATAAAAATCCTCCCATTACGCCGCCGACAAATTTAACTTCTTTATCCTCGCAAGCCATCATCATTGCATAGTGCGAATCTTTTACGCGAACAACTTCAACGCCGAATTCTTTTGCAACAAGGTCAACTTCAGAAGTTGCCTGAACAGGCACGGCAACTTTTTTCACACCGGGATGAGTCATTAAAAATAATTTTAATACAAGCACAAGAAAACGGTGCCCATCGAGCTTTTTACCGTCGGGAGTTACGAGCCAGGTTTTTTCACCGCCTGCATCAATCATGAAACCTAAATCATAATCAAGCGCTTTTATTACATGAGTAAAATTCTCAAATGCTTTGTTAAACTCATTAATCGGCCGGGTGATTTTATCCTTATCGAGGTAACCGGATAACGAAACTATTTGTATGTCGAACTCACCTAAAATGTTCGGGAGTATTTCAGCAGTTATTCCGTATGAATAATCAATTACAAGTTTAAACTTTCTTTTCTTGATAACATTAACATTAAGACAGCTTAAGAAAAAATCTTCGTACTTCTCATTGGTTCGTTCGGGAAAACGGATGCTGCCCACATTATAAAACGATGCGCGCTGATATTCCTCACTGAAAAATAATCTTTCGATTGATTTTGTTTTGTTGCTTGATAAATCTTTTCCGTCTTTATCAAAAAATATAATGTCGGAAGTTGCTTTATCGAAAGGCGATTTGCGCACAAATATACCTCCTGAACCGTTACCGCTTTTAAGCTCCTGTCTCAACATCGGAATGGGAATTAACTGCAAATCAATAACCGAGCTTCCCGCTGAAAGTAGTCCGCTTGTTATTGCGCGTTTAATCATATTCGATACATCGTCGATGTCTCTGCCTATAATGATTTTTTTATTTTCACCGATGTAAGCGCCATAAACCGCGCCGAGCTTTGCAGCAAACTCGGGGTTTATCTGCAAGTTTGAAAGTCCTGAAATTCTTGAATCGGTGAACAGTTCATTAAAAAAAGTATCCTCGTAAATTAAGCTCTTTGTAATCTTTGCGTTGTTGTCGATTTGTTTCTTATCCCAGATTTTTATGCTCGAGCTTATAAAAACATTCTTGCCGATTTCGCAATTATCGCCAATAAAAACAAAATCGTTGACTCGTGTGTTTGCTCCGATTGTGCAGTGATTTCCGATAACGTCAAAAAGCAAGTTTACTTTTGAGCCGACATGCACGTTTCGCCATAAAACCGAGTTTCTGATTACGGCACCGCTGTCGATGACGCAGTCTTTACCAATAATACTATTTTCAATAATCGCTCCGTTGCCGAATTTCACCGATTTATCAATGCAGTTTCCTGCAGCATTTTTTTGTTTTATATAATATAAATCACCCCGAAGCGCTTCCATATTTGCAAGCATATATTCTTCCAGGTTTCCGACATCACGCCAGTAACCTTTGCATTTGTAGCCATATAATGCTTCATTCAAGCCAAGCAATTTTGGAAATAAATCTTTTGAGAAATCATAATTCTCTCCTTTAGGTATGAAATCAAAAATTTGTTTATTGAAGCAATAAATCCCTGTGTTTATTGTATCGGAAAAAACTTCTGAAGATGAGGGCTTTTCGAGAAAGCGGACTATTTTTCCTTCATCGTTTGTGAGCACAATTCCGTACTGCAAAGGATTTTCTGCGCTGTAAAGAGAGATGGTCGCAAGAGAATTTCTTTTGTTGTGAAACTGCATTACTTCGGTGAGATTAAAATCTGTAAGAACGTCGCCGCTTATAACAACAAACTTATCATCAATAAATTCTTCCGTGTATTTGACTGCTCCGGCTGTTCCGTAATCTGCATCAGGAGTCACATATCTTATAGTAACACCAAAATCTTTTCCATCTCCGAAATATTCCTGAATTTTATCAGGCATAAAATAAAGCAGCATAACAAAGTCGGTGATTCCATGAAGCTTAAGCAGATTAAAAATATGCTCAAGCATCGGCTTGTTAACTACCGGAACCATCGGCTTTGGAATGTTATTGGTCAGGGGTCTTAACCTCGTACCGAACCCTCCCGCCATTATGACAGCCTGCATACTCAATTAACAATTTACAATTAGCAATGTGCAATTATTCACATTACTTTTTACCCCTTGAAGTTCTTATAATACTAAATAAAATTTTACTTATTTCCTCATTATCGTTAAACAATGATAAAAACATTTTTGGGTCAATAAACTCAGTTTCCTTCAAAAGTCTTAGCCAATAATTTGTTTCTCTTGACTCTTTATAAGCTATTGAAAGTTTATTTGAAAAATCTGCCTTACTTATTCCACCGATTCCTTCTTCAACATTTGCACCTATAGAAGTACCACATCTTAAAACTTGTTTTGAAAGAACAAACTCTTTTTTGTTTTTAACTAAATACTTATATAGTTTGATTATTCTAACAGCAAAGTCAAAGGATTTCTTTCTAATTATATTTTCAGAATTACTTTCCATTGTTCATTGTTCTTTGCTAATTGCACATTGACTTCATTTTTCTTTTTTATTAAAATCGAAATTTACGTCAGGAGCGTTTTCACTTCCTTCTTTTCCTTTAAAGTATGCTTTTTCTTTGAAGCCGAATATCTTTGCCACTATAAGCGTAGGAAAGCTTCTTACATTTGAATTAAACTCCTGAACAACTTCATTAAATCTTCTGCGTTCAACTGAAATTCTGTTTTCCGTTCCTTCAAGCTGCGACTGAAGCTGAAGAAAACTTTCGTTTGCTTTCAGCTGAGGATAATTTTCTGCAACAACCAATAATCTGGAAAGAGCACTTGAAAGCTGGTCTTGTGCCTGCTGGAATTGCTGGAATTTTGCCGGGTCACTTAAATCACCTGCAGTAATATTTGTTTGTCCGACTCTGCTTCTAGCATCGGTTACTTCAGTTAAAACAGATTTTTCAAAATCAGCCGCGCCCTGAACGGTTTTTACAAGATTCGGGATAAGGTCAGCTCTTCTTTGGTATTGGTTTTCAACCTGCGCCCATGCGGAATTGACTGCTTCCTCCTGGCTCACGAGGGTATTATAACCGCATCCTGAAAAGTTCAAAGAAACAAATGCCAAAAGTATTATTGCAATAAAATATTTAATTTTCATATAATTATAATTTAATTTCCTCATTTTCAGTAAGAATTTCGGAGGTTCATAAAAATACCATTTGGCATTTTTAGATACAATTCGAAAGGGATGTTGTAAAAATATTACTTTTAAAGAAAAACTCTGATTTATAAAAAGGTTTATTCTTTTTCAACACTTTTAAATCCGGCTAAAAGCAGTGATTCCAATTCGGGTCTCAAGTCCGTTTTGTAGATTTCTTCATAAAGTTCTAATGCTTCCTCATAATCTTCAATTCCAAGCTTTGCAACAGCTAACCCCCAAAGAAAAATGCTGTAATGAGCCGGTCCGACTGCTACACCATTGACAAGGTATAATTTATCGGCTTCAAGAGTTTTTACAAAATCAAGCCTGCCGCCTATTGATTCTTTTTTTATGTAAGTTTCGATATCGCCAAGACTTAAAGATTTTATACTCATCAAATCTTTAGAAAGCCCGGTAACTTCTGATTTTAATTCTTTATAGTTTTGAACTTTATATTTTGCATTTTGAAATTCAAATAATTTTATTCCATTTTCAAAGTATATTTTTGCTTTGGAGTCAACCTTAAGTCTGACCAATTCTTCAGCCCGTTTCTCGCTTATAGCACCTGTAACAGTACATGGAAATAGTGCGTTTTTTTTGGAGCCTGGAAAAATAACATTATAAAAATATTTTGTTTTTCCATCTTCAACTTTTATGATTGGCATTATCATGAACTGGACGTTTCTATTTTCGTGAATGATAAAGAAATATGACGGCAAACTTCTTGCGAATTTTATGTAATCTTCCTTTGTAGGGTTATCATTCATGTAAACCGATGATTCAT
Protein-coding regions in this window:
- the ppdK gene encoding pyruvate, phosphate dikinase codes for the protein MSHKYVYYFGGGKADGNAEMKDLLGGKGANLAEMININLPVPAGFTITTEVCTYYYKNKKTYPKVLETQIKDALAKVEKQMGAKFGDSKNPLLVSVRSGSRASMPGMMDTVLNLGLNDKTAETLIKKTGNERFVYDSYRRFVQMYGDVVMDLKPKDKNQVDPFEEIIHKKKEARGIKLDIDFTVKDLKELIKEFKSAIKTETGKDFPTDPMKQLWGAVGAVFKSWMNDRAIVYRKLNSIPEEWGTAVNVQSMVFGNMGDTSGTGVAFTRNPSNGEDEFYGEFLMNAQGEDVVAGIRTPLPISKLKKENKRIYDQLEEIREILEQHYRDMMDIEFTIQEEVLYMLQCRVGKRTGYAAVKIAVDMVKEKLINEREAVIRVEAEQLNQMLRPIFDEAQKNDMIKKGKLLTKGLNAGPGAASGRVYFNSFDAVNAAARGEKVILVRIETSPEDIRGMNAAQGILTSRGGMTSHAALVARQMGKVCVAGCGDLDIDYLLKTITVKNKSHKIHEKDYLSIDGSTGEVIIGELHPKASEILQVLVDKTMKPKDSVTYNYYSTFMKWVDANRRLKIRTNADQPDQSENAIAFGAEGIGLCRTEHMFFGGDRIDAVREMILAYSEEGRRKALEKILPYQRDDFEKIFLVMKDRPVTIRTLDPPLHEFLPKTEIEMRKLANQIGTNFDEIKYKVDSLHEFNPMLGHRGCRLGVSFPEITEMQARAIFEAAALVIKKGIKVKPEVMIPLVSHINEFKLQEDIIRRVAAEVMKAKKVKIDYMVGTMIEIPRAALTARQIAGRAQFFSFGTNDLTQMTYGISRDDSSHFLPKYLEVDVLEKDPFVTVDVDGVGMLIRFAVREGRDVNKNLKIGICGEHGGDPETISFCETNGLDYVSCSPFRVPIARLAAARAQLKANGLNTKETKIKKTKAKKK
- a CDS encoding PDZ domain-containing protein is translated as MKKNQIQYTLSFSKPQNNYCDVEILVSTDSEESLLFSMPVWTPGSYLIREFGRHIERVKAFNENGKELEVFKINKNTWQVNCAGASEVKLTYSVYCNELTVRTSQVNIDHAFISSSGVFMFVRGRLDSKCILKINPYKTWKEISTGLRKIAKNKYEAENYDNFIDCPIEIGNQEIIEFTVAGKKHYICMAGKGNYNADTLKKDFKKIVEVEKDLFDDLPYEDFTFIILLVKNGGGGLEHKNSFAAIGDRNLFDNPERYKRFLGLISHEFFHLWNVKRIRPVALGPFDYDNENYTKMHYVTEGWTSFYDNVFLRRADILNDEEYIEYIERDVNDIMRFSGRFKQSLEESSFDNWIKYYRQDENNRNSQISYYTKGALVAMMLDIEIIRATNARKSLDNVLKLLWQDYKNNPERGYDDARIKELCEQVSGKNLKSFWKNYIAGTKDLPLEEYLGYAGIDMTNKNAEDKISLDVEYTVVLDSVIQITKVYEGGTGFEAGLNFKDRIISINGETVTKANYDAVLNANETGDELIVRIDRDGLEKEIKVTLLTAIPVYKLSLTKYPTENQLKVFNKWIKG
- a CDS encoding PTS sugar transporter subunit IIA gives rise to the protein MKISDILTEQTIMVNLDAADKTEAINKMVDLANNSGRVLNLERVRECVFDREKLVSTGVGKGFAIPHGKTDEISDVVAAFGITKKPIDFDSIDSEPVRFIFLLVGKDSLLNVHIKLLSRISRIMNKDEFRGKLLLAKNSADVLKLFQEEEQHITDV
- a CDS encoding sugar phosphate nucleotidyltransferase; translated protein: MQAVIMAGGFGTRLRPLTNNIPKPMVPVVNKPMLEHIFNLLKLHGITDFVMLLYFMPDKIQEYFGDGKDFGVTIRYVTPDADYGTAGAVKYTEEFIDDKFVVISGDVLTDFNLTEVMQFHNKRNSLATISLYSAENPLQYGIVLTNDEGKIVRFLEKPSSSEVFSDTINTGIYCFNKQIFDFIPKGENYDFSKDLFPKLLGLNEALYGYKCKGYWRDVGNLEEYMLANMEALRGDLYYIKQKNAAGNCIDKSVKFGNGAIIENSIIGKDCVIDSGAVIRNSVLWRNVHVGSKVNLLFDVIGNHCTIGANTRVNDFVFIGDNCEIGKNVFISSSIKIWDKKQIDNNAKITKSLIYEDTFFNELFTDSRISGLSNLQINPEFAAKLGAVYGAYIGENKKIIIGRDIDDVSNMIKRAITSGLLSAGSSVIDLQLIPIPMLRQELKSGNGSGGIFVRKSPFDKATSDIIFFDKDGKDLSSNKTKSIERLFFSEEYQRASFYNVGSIRFPERTNEKYEDFFLSCLNVNVIKKRKFKLVIDYSYGITAEILPNILGEFDIQIVSLSGYLDKDKITRPINEFNKAFENFTHVIKALDYDLGFMIDAGGEKTWLVTPDGKKLDGHRFLVLVLKLFLMTHPGVKKVAVPVQATSEVDLVAKEFGVEVVRVKDSHYAMMMACEDKEVKFVGGVMGGFLFPEFLHATDGMFSIAKILEMLAISGVTIEQLDKETPRLYMVKENLTCPKEEKGKVMRQFMEDTISFKQQLIDGVKLFLNGVDTGVDTVLFIPDKDRNIIHLNIETESKEKSEKLLKEYKEKALKYIPE
- a CDS encoding four helix bundle protein — its product is MESNSENIIRKKSFDFAVRIIKLYKYLVKNKKEFVLSKQVLRCGTSIGANVEEGIGGISKADFSNKLSIAYKESRETNYWLRLLKETEFIDPKMFLSLFNDNEEISKILFSIIRTSRGKK
- a CDS encoding LemA family protein gives rise to the protein MKIKYFIAIILLAFVSLNFSGCGYNTLVSQEEAVNSAWAQVENQYQRRADLIPNLVKTVQGAADFEKSVLTEVTDARSRVGQTNITAGDLSDPAKFQQFQQAQDQLSSALSRLLVVAENYPQLKANESFLQLQSQLEGTENRISVERRRFNEVVQEFNSNVRSFPTLIVAKIFGFKEKAYFKGKEGSENAPDVNFDFNKKEK